GACGAAGGAGCGAACACATGACTATCGACATCCCGCGTCCGATCCTGAAGGGCGCGAAGGCACTGGTGACCGGTATCGCCAACGAGCATTCGATCGCCTGGGGCTGCGCCAAGGCCTTCCGCGAGATGGGCGCCGAGCTGGCCATCACCTACCTCAACGACAAGGCGCGCGCCTATGTCGAGCCGCTCGCCAGGGAGCTGGACGCGCCCGTGTTCATGCCGCTCGACGTGGGCAGGCCGGAACAGGTCGAGGCCCTGTTCGAGCGGATCGGCAAGGAGTGGGGCGCACTCGACATCCTGGTGCACTCGATGGCCTTCGCCCCCAAGCAAGACCTGCAGGGCGGGTTGCTGAACTGCTCAGCGGAGGGCTTCGCGCAGGCGATGGACATCTCCTGCCACTCCTTCATCCGGCTCGCGCGCGCCGGCGCGCCGCTGATGAAAAATGGCGGCACCATGTTCACGATGTCCTACTACGGCGCCAACAAGGTCGTCCCCAACTACAACGTGATGGGGCCGGTGAAGGCGGCGCTGGAGGCG
This window of the Massilia sp. WG5 genome carries:
- the fabI gene encoding enoyl-ACP reductase FabI; its protein translation is MTIDIPRPILKGAKALVTGIANEHSIAWGCAKAFREMGAELAITYLNDKARAYVEPLARELDAPVFMPLDVGRPEQVEALFERIGKEWGALDILVHSMAFAPKQDLQGGLLNCSAEGFAQAMDISCHSFIRLARAGAPLMKNGGTMFTMSYYGANKVVPNYNVMGPVKAALEASARYLAYELGPQHIRVHAISPGPLLTRAGAGLKDFDRMLAEAAQRAPLGELVDIMDVGYTCAFLATPLARRLSGETLYIDGGVNIMA